The Malus domestica chromosome 08, GDT2T_hap1 genomic interval TAGGCAATGTGCCTATTTTTGGAGGGTATGCATAATTTGCATACTCAATTGCCTCTATTATTGGAGCTAGTTTTTACTTACGTGTCTAATTAAAACAGGTATTCCAACTCAATTGTCTACATTAGAGATGTTTTCTAATACTTAACACGTGAACACCCTCCCCAATTCCATCTTGAATCCTTCtccttttcctttattttgaatatattaatatatttttgtttaatctacATGACATCACAAAATTGGACATGGGAATCCGCATGTGGGCTGCATCATAAGatgaacaaattttttttaagaaattaattgaACGGCATGGACCAATAATGCACATTTTGTCAAATTTAGggacataaatttaaaaaactatAGTTCATGGATGAATTCTAATTTCGAGATAAATCAGCTAATGGtgttaattttataattaaGATTAACATGTTGAATTGGCCTCATAAGAAGGTTTAGGTTTCAAGGCCCATTGGGCTTGGACCTAGGGCTTGTGATTAAAGTTACGGTTGTTTACTGCATGCAAAACAAGCCTAGTTAGGCTGAAGTGTTATTTAGcaccaaatgacaaaaattaatttCTCAATGAGACATATTTAGCTTAGGCTAAAATAATTCAGTGCTCTTCAAACCAATTAATAATATAGAGAGTAGCCAAACTCTTTATAAGCCTTTGAATGATTTGGTCTCTCATCGATGTGGGACTTTGTCTTAACATCCTCACACCAGGATTTTGACTGCGTGCTTGTTGAAGAATGAGTCGGTGACTCATAGGCAGTGGCTTGGTTAAGGAACCCACCAGAGTCATAGCAAAAACATGTCTTCATATGGTAATTGTCACTGCTTATGGACCCAAACTTGAGTGATCTGTCCATGACCAGAACAAcatctaattatttaatttatgcGATATAGACATATTATTCGTAAATGGTAAAATGTGTATATTTTCCCATGAATATAATACTTAATACTCATTTATTTCATATATTTCGATGGATAAACAGTCACTGAtttgactgttttttttttaaggataattttcaaatgaaaaattaagaattGAACAATTTTGGTTATAAATTTAGACAATAAAATTACGTTATTCATAAATGGTAGAATATATAGGTGCATTCCCGTTGGGATGCAAGTAACAcacttttaattagttttcttatATATGCAAGTATTGTCCGATtcatattcaagttatttcggATTTGTTTGTTGTTTCAAACATCAGCCATGCTGATGATAAACTCCTTATTCCTCTCATCTTCTTCGTCTCCTCGTCTCCTTCTTAACCACACCAAATCTCCTTCCATTCCAATCACCACTTCCAACCTCCCCATATCCAATCCAGCAACTGCTATCAGCACACCACTGAGATGGACCCCGCAGACCCTTCAGTTTCGGATCTCATCGTCATCAGCCAATCCGACAGTCGAGGTTGCATCACCGCCGGGAACTGATGGCGATGAGTCTGCTGATGTGGTGGAATCTGGAGCGGACGTTGTGAGGAAGTTCTACGGAGGAGTCAACCGCCAAGATTTGGGTTCAGTGGAGGGGCTCATAGCAGAGAAATGTGTGTACGAGGACCTTGTTTTTCCTCGTCCTTTCATTGGTCGCAAGGTACTCTATCTCTTATCCACATCTCAGCTCTTTTATTTAGTATGTGCTTCGATATTTGACTgtaatataataattttaaacttaaaaataaacagAAAAAGTAGTCCAAATTGACAGaattataataaatatttagaaataaaaataataatataacaagaagaaagaagaatttgTGGAATTTACGTGTGTAGTCAAACTACGATTTAAggattttaaaaacattttaaaataacaatATAGATTTTGGCAGACTTTGACGGATTCTTTTTGAACTTTCGAAGATTTATGTAGACTTTTATTACTGACCTTTGAGGATTTACGTGGacgttctttttttttgttttttaatcaaTCTTCTAGTaacaaaatttccaaaaaattTAAGCATTCCAAAAAGAAAATCATGTTAACCTAAGGTCCGAAATGACTAACTTAATCTGTGGGGTTGTTCCTGCAAAACTTAAAACTGATATTTGTGTTTCCGAACATTATTGGTATTAATCCTTCCAGCCCGTCTAGAAAAATGTTTGCATTTATAAATTTCAAGTAAGTTCCGAATTTGTATTTTCAAATATGATGGaggaggtcttaagttcgatttcAAGCGTTTTTTTTTATGGGAAAATGTTTAAGCAGCTCTGAATTATTGTGTATTTCATtctcaagatcaagcatcagcTTCAACAATGCGCAGGATATACTTCAATTCTTCAAAAAGTTCAATGATTCTGTCGGCAAAGACCTTCAGTTTGTTATTGACGACTTATCCGCTGAGGACTCCACGGCAGTTGGGGTAACATGGCATTTAGGTATGTTAATGGAAATTAGTTACACTACGTCTTTTCTCCTCTGTGATATATATGTTTATCCGATCCTCACTGAAATAGTACGTATTTTCGATCAGAATGGAATGGGAAGCCTTTTCCCTTCAGCAAAGGATGTAGCTTTTATAAGTTGGAGGTCATCGATGGCAAGAGACAAATAATGTAAGGATACTTCAAAAGAACAGATAGCAGTCGTAGCATACACCAGATTATAGTACTGCATGCTCATTCAATTTCGTTCCCGAAGATGAAGAAACATCTTGTGTACTTGTGTATCTCTGTTGAGTGCGTATAGTTTGTTGGGAGACTAATTTTGTCTTTGATAAACAGCTACGGGCGAGATAGTGTCGAACCTGCGATCAAGCCTGGAGAAACTGTGTTGGTAAGTGCTTAACCTCCGTACTTTCAcgctctctcattttttttgttttgtttcaggGCATTCCATATACTATTTCGAAACAAACATAATCTAAAACAGACGCTTAGGTTGGGGCCTGATATCTGATGGTTCCAGTCTAAATTCTATAGTGCAGCATTCCTGCCATTGGCATTGGATGAACATGTAGAATATGAATATACGTTCAAATTTGTCCAATTTCTTGAATTTCTGTTCTGTTTTAACTGCTTTTCAACCTTACGGATACGAAAACTAGGTGTgcagaaatgataagattataATTCTTTGAAGAACTAGGTCAGGTTTCACTTCAAATCCCATATGTTTTACAGATTGCCATCAGAGGTGTGGCATGGCTTCTACGACAATTCCCTCAGATGATCGACCAGATTTAGAGTTATTTTCTCTACTCTCTTTTTACCTCAAGGAGAGGATATGTACACTTTTTTACTTTGAACTTGCATGAGCAAGCAAATATGATGTATAGGCACGCATATTCGTATGTAGAAAATGTGAACTGAATGGAGTATTCATCTCGAAATTCTCGAAAAACAAAGTGATATTGGGGAGGGGGAATCAAACTCGTGTCATTGAATGCAGAGTGTAAGTCCTCTTAGCTAATTGAGCTACATGTCTAGTGCTTTTGTTGACCTTTAACTTAAAGGGCCAATGTTGGATTGTTGtgctttttaattaaaaaactgtttctgttgTGCTTTAAAAATAATTAGCTATAAAATAAAGTAGTTGGACGTTTGATAAACTgtatttttaaaagtattttttgAGTATTAAAAGATTCATGTCCACTGTGCTGACTCCTCAATATCGACGTACGGCATTATAGCTAATACCATCCAGATGCTATACACTGTACTATGGTAACCCAGCATGAGCAATGCCCCATCAACAAGTATAGGTGACAAGAATTTGTGCTCAATCTAATCCTGTCCGAATACAACAATATGAGCAGCAGCACCAGAAGCAAGTCGAAGAAAATTTGGACCCAAAGGAACATCCCTGATGTAGGAATTTGAATCTTCCTTTGATGGGAGGTGTTCCAGTTGACGAATGCAGCAATACAATCTCAATGCCATCATCTTGGGGTGACCAGTCCAAGCTAGACCTGTAAACAGGCCGGATTTATTGGATATGGGTTGAGTTCAACTTGACTTGTTAAGTTAACAAGTTATCTGAACCCAATCCGTTAAGGTAACGGGTCATCCGTTTCATctgttaacaattattattattatttttttcataaagtttatattttgttattaagattttattgaaattactaaaacatcctcaactAACTGGTGTTAACGAGTGCTAACGAGTCTAACGGGTTAGCCCAAAGTGATTCATTATTTAACGAGTTGTTAACGGATTCATCCGttagcgacccgacccgttaaacatccatccaaatactaatattaacgggtcggaTCAGGTTAACAGGTCGGGTTCAAAATGCCAAGTCTAGGCCAGGCAGATGGTTGGAATAGCAGGGGTTGCTATGGTGTATTTGGGGTTGTGGTCAATGACGACGTTGCTTGTGTTGTGGTTCCTTCTGTTGCTGTAACCGGCGATGACATGACGGGATGGGTAAAGCGGGACTTCAGGCAACACACAAGAAGCATTTTCAGTAGGTGAGCTACCGGTCCCAAgtccggataaaggaggagagGAAGGACGTCAGGTAGTTCGACAGTCGGCACTTATATCTTACGTCGAATTCTTAGGATaggatcataccaactcacatgcaccggatcccatctgAAGTCTGGGCAAGAGTAGTATTAGGATGGATGTCCTGGGAAGCGTCGTGTTGCATCTCCCCACAGCTGACCTCGCTTAATGAAAAAAGGttttgttgtgttgtgttgtgttgttGTGAGCTATATCAATACCTAACAGCTAAAAACACACTGCGCAGCTGTTCACCTCAGGTTTGTTCTTGACAGGGTAACGAGTTGTACGCAGTTTTTCTTTTCCATGAGcaaactgaaagaaaaaaatggcaACCTTGGTCTTTTATACTCAACGTAtagaaaaatcaataaatatcAAATATATTTATCGATTCACAACATAAGTTTTGCCATAACTCATTCTACATATCTCGTTAACAATGAAAAAATGGCCAAAGTCTCCACTCGTCATATAATACGTCCATAACAAAAAAAGAGGGCCGCGGGAGCACCGACTGCTTCCCTCGGTATCTCCGCCTCCACTtccgtcttcttcttctctctctgcttcgctccctctccctctccctccccGCCGATATTCCTGAATCTGTCATTGCGAGACGCCGTCGTTGCAACAATGGCGGCGATTTCGAATCTTGCGGGGTGTCAGAGCGGGAACTGAGTCATTTTCGGAGAGAGGAGGCTACAGTTCCGGTCAACTCCTGGATTGAAAACTCGGATCTCTTGGCCCTCTAAGGTATCATATGACATAATTTTTACTTCAATTGCTTTTCATATTTTCCATTTCATCTCAATTATATAAATTTATGCAGAGAAATGTTGTTGTTAGAGTGACCATTTGAACAATGCTACTTTTTCAGACCATCAATTCGAATAATTGATTGGATGAAATTCCAAGTGTtgcactttatttatttttattttatttatttgttcaaATTTGTTATATTGTATGTGGGTTTAATCAAGGAATTTGGATTACATTCAAGAAAACTATAATTTATACATGATATTTTTACTAATTCCAATGTGGGCCTgctgtgtttttaagtttcaaaTTTGTAGTGGTTTAATACTTCTCTGTTTCGGAGACCAAAATTCGGTTTGatgatctttttttttcacgTCCTCATTCCCTCTTCTTGATATAGAATCAGTTCGCAGTTGGTCACTTGGGCAAGTCAGATAAGAATTCCGGTGTTCGTACGTGAGAAGATTGCACGAAGTGGAGATTTTTCCAGGCCTTCTGACATCCTGGTATCAAAAACTACTTTTTCTAGACAGTGACTTAAAACAAATTGTAAATGTGTCTTCTTTGGAACGTAGATGATGTTAGTCTGAAGTTTCAGGCTACTTAAGTaacatttttttggttttgtttttatttggcaGGCATTTGATCTTGTTCAAGGAGCACTTGTAAGTCTTTGTCTTTAGTCTCCTGATAAGCTGATATGTATTGAGTTAATTGAGAACTTGATGCAATTGTTGTTCAGATTCTAACGCTTCTCGTTCATATAAAAGTACCATACTTTTGTTCTGCCCCACTatctatattaaaatttaacaaACTAAATTGAGGAACAATCTCAAATGCGCTAGTCAGTGAAGATGAGAAATCATGAGGATTTGCCACATAGTTTACTTTTATTGTTTGAGTTTGCATAATCACATATCTGAATAGTCACAGTGTGCACGTAAAATGGAGTCCGGCTGTGGTTGTGGACAGGTCGTTACCTGGGCCTCCAACAACTGTTTTTCTGCATGGAATTCTAGGTAGCAGGAAGAACTAGGGTACGcttcttcttttccctttctATTGTTCTCCAGTTAAGAGTCCCTTTTTGTACTGTTCTGTGGCATGTAGGAGTTTTCTCGTGtatttcttttcaattcatATCTTTGCAGCATTAGCAACAAAGTGGTGGTAGCGGATTTTCTATTGTTTGCTGCGCATAAATAGTCTGTGGTTTTATCCATAATATCTGATATTGCAGGAACCTTCACCAGGAGATTGGCACAAGAATTTCCGACCTGGCAGGTATTGTCCTCTGCTTTTGTACTTTAACTTATCATGAATGAAACGTGTATTTATGTGGTAAAGCTCGTAACATATAATTTTCTTATAGAATTTCCGACATGGCAGGTATTGTCTAGGCTTATTTATTTGTCTGCAGTATTGTGACAAATTGATTATACTAAGTGATACCACAAACACAATCACCACCAGTACAGATCTGCCACAAAGACACGCAACAGACCTATACCGAGAGGCACACACAAAATCATCGCTAACAAGCGAGATCACATTACTCAGCCCTGGGTGAGCAGTAGTCCACCCAAAGCTTGAGAGCTAAACCCAAAATCCTAAGCTCTAAAACAGTGATTCTGCACCTCAAATTATTAAGTCCTAGACCATGCTAAACGCTACACTTCTAACTCTCAATAACCGCTTGTAACCATAGGTAGTTTGCAAAAGTTTTTAAAGCAATACTTTAGTCGTCTCAAGGGGATAGAAGAAAAATGGAAACGATAAAAAACTTGGGCGGCACTCAGAAATTGATCTCTCACTTGAGGttcttttaaataataattttctgTAGTTTTGTGACTGATCTAACTAACCATATGTACTACTTCGCCTGTTGTCACTAATTATGCTtgtaatttttgtgtttttttgggTGTGTATTCGGATATATTGAATAAGGAATTTTTATATTTGGTCATGGTGACAATCTTATGTTATTCTTCTATTTATTGGCAAAGTTTCTGTTAGTGGACCTGCGGTGTCATGGTGATTCAGCATCAAGTAAGAAAAGTGGACCCCATAGTGTTTCTTCCACTGCTCTTGATGTCCTAAAACTGGTACATGTTTCTTGCGCACTTGCTGTCATTATTTTTGAAGGACAAGTTTCTCCAttgttatatataaacctatttTTCCAAGAAAAGTTTCAGTTATTGTTCTGAATTAGATGAATCTCACAGCCTGCATCTGTGTTTCTTATgcctatatttttctttcttactTGCACATAGaaccgacattcacctctcccagaccctgcgtaaagcgggagccttgtgcactgggtacgacgactTGCACatagaaccgagcgcaatggcgttctaggattcatatagccgaccccacttagtgggaaaaggctttgttgttgttgaacttGCACACTTCTTTGTAACTTCATCATTATTTTCATGAACAGTGTTGTATGCACAGCATTTGAACCCTCCCAGATGTTTGTATATTTTTGTCTAGTACCTTCCCATGCTTCAGATACAATTATGTGAGGTAATGTTGTTTCTTCTTCCTGTATAGGTTCGACAACTTAGATTAACACCTCGGGTTATAGTCGGACACAGTTTTGGAGGGAAAGGTAGCTTAGGTTATTTTGCCATGTTGCATACCTTTATTGGAGAGTGCTAGTACACAGTACATCTGCACCATCTTAAAATGGATTGATGCTTACTATGTTTCTGGTTTTTATGTAGTTGCCTTGAGCATGGGGGATCAAGCTGCAAAACCTCTTGCACGACTAGTCAGAGTAAGTAATGGGAATATATTGAATATATATCCTAGAAAGTTCGAGGGTCTCTCGACATTATCCTTATTTTCGTCTCACTAGTTGTTTGTCTAGGTTTGGGTTCTAGATGCTACGCCTGGAATAGTTCGTCCTGGTAGGGATGGGGAGGACCATCCAGAAGTATTGATTTCTGTTCTGAGTACACTGCCAAACGAGGTGAATACATGTTCAATAGttgtttcctttcttcttttttttaagaAGTTGGGGCGCCTTTAGGTATTGGAgtccttttattatttaattatttgtctcTAGTATGTCTTTCTTGCCCAGACCCTgcataaagcgggagccttgtgcactgggtacgacctttttttagtATGTCTTTCTTACCCCTTTTTATCATCATTTGTCTCTCCATTAACAACTCTTAAAGTAAATTCATGTAATACAACTTGATATCAGATCATTGTTAATCAGTTTATTACAAGCTTTTTGGGTCCTACTGAATAGAGATACATGTACACCACTACAGTGACCAAAACCTGAGAGGTTTCATTCTCACTGTGTTTGTTGTAAAGACTTCTACCAATTTGTCTTTCAATAAAAAGTTCATTCTACCAGTTTTTCTTAAAGGCAGGTTTCCTCAAAGCGGGATGTTGTGGATGCTCTAGTTAAAAAAGGATTCTCCGAAGATGTCACACAGGTACTTCAGACTGTGGAACATGCTTGAATGGAATAATTTGTAGTTTGggctttgaaattttttatgtatggATCAGTTTGGTATTCCTTATTTTCGACATTAATACTTAGCCTAATTCATATTTGGTCGTtacattttgtttctttattgatAGCACCTATCTAACTTTCAAATTTAACAGTTATGCATATTTGCTCGTTATGTTAGCTGACTTTGTGGGAAAAAAGTGGTTCCAATCCCATCTTCTGCTACTACTCCGTCTCATTAATTTCACTGTATCATTTTCATGTTTGATACTCTTGTGTTCTTTTTTGTCTTGCGGTGCAATtgatttaccctttttttcttcttccataccttgaggattttattttattgttattatatgCTGTTTCATGTGCAGTGGGTGGTTACTAATCTTCGACCAACCAATTCTCTTGGTTCATCACCATCAACCTTTTCATGGGTGTTTGATCTGAAGGGAATCGCTGAAATGTATAAATTTATGAAGAAACAAATTTATGGTAATTAGTTCATATCCTTATCTTGTTGGATTCGTTTTATATGTGGCACAGGAGTCAATACCTAGTGGTTAAATGCCCTTTTAATCAACCGAAATACTGCCCATTTGTCTGAGCTGGGGGTTTTCTTTCatgaattgttttttcttttaaattttgttcattttttatGATGGATGTACATCAAACTACATACCCTTCAAATATTGAAATAAAAAGGACATTTTCATTTTGaaattatgtctgcttcaacTTTTTCCTAATATCTCGAATGTCAAATTTGCAATTGCCTCTTATTGGATTGCATCATTGTAGGAAAATTGTTGAAGATGTGCCTCGGGGTGTCCATGTGAACTTTTTGAAAGCAGAAAGGAGCTTGCACGGATGGGCTTTAGGAGATCTCCAGAGAATTCATGCGGCTGAGGAAGCAGGTGGAGTCCTTGAGGATGCAGGCCACTGGGTATGTTGCTTTACAGTTTAGAATGAAGCACACAATATGGAACACTTGTGTTTGTATatgtgcacacacacacacagatatatatatatatataaaatcaatcacaaaATATATTAGAATCTTAGAGGTTCCGATAGATCAGTATTGGCTCCCGGACTCCTGGGCGAGCATTTTGGGCATGGGAATCATAattaatgtatttttcttttgagcGGTTATTTGGGTTAGCAGTTTTAGGATTTCTAATTTTGTGCAAAATTGGTGTCGTTGTTCAGTAGTGACACTTTCTTTGCTGCAATGCTACTGATTAGTATCATAGGAACTGCTTGTAGTCATTTTGGACAAGGGAATTCCTAGTTTTGGGGAAGTTGCGTCTGTCATACAGTCATGCACAAGTGATTCTTTGGCATTGTTAATGCAGTCTAGAATGCATAAGATGCTGCTTAAAATATCAAATTGTTCGACGCAATTTGTTTGAAACTTGCATGAATGGGATAATATCAACTGTACTGTATTTGCGAAATATGCAGCGTTGCTCATTTTTTGTCCTTTCATTTTCAGGTCTATGCTGATAATCCGGACGGGCTGTTTAGGATCCTTTCCTCTTCTTTCTATTGAGCCAAAAACCTGGGGGAGCTTTAGCATGCTCTTGATCAGTTCAGACATACCAGCATTCTACTGAGAAATCACCAGACTGTTCCAATGTTTTAGTCCTTGGAAGAAACAGGTCAAGTTCTCTATCAAATGATTATATACATCCGTATATATCATAGTGATTTTTGTTTATCATCGTTCCTCGTTCTTTTCGTTTCTTTAGGTGGCCTCCGTCCCCCTCTTGTCGCGGTTGCGGCTATAACTTTAAACGTGTGTAAATCACTATAGAGAAGATGTATATGATAGTCTATCTACGTTTTAATGATTCAGGTGTTTGGCTCagattagttttatttttacaatttaTGAGAACACATACTTGTTTGTATGTATAAATTgttcaaaaagaaaagaaaaaggtaaaATGCAAACTCTGGAATcatttgatttgaaaatttaagagcagtttgataaccatttaaTCGATGAAAGCattcaaaatcaaattttattttaagttgtGTACACTtttaagattttattttctttcatttttctttttttcgtcCTTTCTCGGTGCCATTCTTCATCTCCCCCTTCCTCATATCTCAAGCACGAAAAGTAAAAATCAACGAACAAAGATGGAATGATTATCGCTGGAATGTACCTAAGAGGATAGTTGGACCAACAAATTGGTCAAGGATTAAAATGGCAAATGTGGAAACCAGGAACTCTAACAAGAACCAAACAAATTTTGAAGTTCAACGTTGTGTTTCACAAAACTGGATAACTCAAGTGTACCAAAACAACGTACCCTATATGTTGTTTTAACTGAGGACTTTCAACTGAAATGATCTTTAATTTCAATTCCTAATTGCTGAAATTATCAAAAATTAAATATCGACGATATAATGATCAAatatcaataaaataaaaataacatacTAAACCGTGATTATTTCATCAATTGAGATTTGAAAATTAATCATATATCGACAACATACTAAAAAGTCATTTCACCATAATTTCCAACAAGTAAATCTTCGTTattaaattgttaaataaaaatttaacaatCGAAAATTTCGATGCATAAGATTTTCTCGAAACATACTAGAAAATATGTTGATTAGGCTAACCCATTAACTTTATGAAAATTAATCATATATTAACAACATACCAAAAAGTCATTTCACCAGAATTTCTAGCGAAATTTCGATGTATAAAATTTTCTTCAAACATACTAGAAAATATGTTGATTAGGCCAACCCATTAACTCTTTGAATCCCCAGAAGCCACACGGAAGTTTTCATTGCAATTTCGAGTCAAAAATCTACTCTTTGTATTAAATGCAAAGTATTTCATTGAATGCAGAATTTAAATTCATATGGTTTGATTTTAGCAATTTTCAAAAAAGAGCAAAACCTTTAGCAATTTCGAAAAAAGAGCAAGACCTTTAGCAGTATCAATCAATGCCCAAAAATAGTTGCATGCATAAACACTAAAAAGGTTATTTTCGTCCGTTTATGGAGAGATTCAGCTCGACTTGTTCAAACATTTTTCCTCTTGACATGATATCATGGACCCAGTCAAAATTGAGTAAGCATAACAAAATCCAACCTTCATCCCTAGAATTTCTTTTCAACCCCCttgctctttctttctctccatTCTGCAACTCGATTTCTCTTTCTcattctccattttcttccaaacATAGAATTTGCCAACCTGATTTTCTTTCACGTTCAACATTCACCGTCCCAgttgcaaacttgaattttttgaattgtacaatattttttttttcattttggacCGTGGAATATTATTTCTTGTAATGCTTTGATGGGAAGTGTTAATAGCTACTAGCAGTTCTTGTAATGATTATGCGTTCTATCTGAAggtgttaattttttatcatgTTAATTGAACTCTTGGAAATTACTACTAAGAATCTTATTGCCAATTCAAGctttatgttattttttgtgTAATCATGTTTGTGTAAGGGTGCAAGCATCTTCCAAAGCCTATTTATATTGGTAGCTGTACTTAGATTGAACAACGCATTATGAACTAATCAATTGTTGAGGAAAAATGGTTAATTTTGAGACATTGGATTTAAGAAGCACtaattgttttggttagttaaaattatttttcgTAAAGAAATCACAATTCAAAtgagaaagggaaagaaaatacatatttgattggtttatatttccatatcaatatatatatatatatatatgtttatgtcTTTTTCAGATTGTGCACTAAAAAAAGAATTTATGTCATAGGAGTCAAAAAAGAAATCCGAACAAATCCATAAAAGAAATCATTACAAATTCGTAGAAATCTATAATAGAAATCCATAATAATTTGTCAAAATCCATATGGAATTGTACAATCTATTAAAATCTTTTGAAATTTGTCACTTAAAAAAGTTCATCAAAATCTTCTGAAATCCAAATTAACCACACACCCTTGGTGTATCGGATCGTGTTTTCGGTACATTGAAAAATATTTCTTACTAGTATTACGCAACCAAAAGCAAATAACATGTTGTGCAGGTGACAACTTCAATAAAACTACATTTTAAGGATAACATGTGGATTTAAAACATGGTTTATAAATTTGATATATATAGTAGAGAAGCATCAATTTGGTCAAAGGGATTCACACAATATTGGAGAGATCAAATTAGGAAGGAGTGTGTTTGTAGGAGAGGGAAACCAGCTACGAGCAAAACATATTTGAATTTCAACGTTGTGCGTTTCAATATTGGAGAGAT includes:
- the LOC103441795 gene encoding uncharacterized protein; translation: MLMINSLFLSSSSSPRLLLNHTKSPSIPITTSNLPISNPATAISTPLRWTPQTLQFRISSSSANPTVEVASPPGTDGDESADVVESGADVVRKFYGGVNRQDLGSVEGLIAEKCVYEDLVFPRPFIGRKDILQFFKKFNDSVGKDLQFVIDDLSAEDSTAVGVTWHLEWNGKPFPFSKGCSFYKLEVIDGKRQIIYGRDSVEPAIKPGETVLIAIRGVAWLLRQFPQMIDQI